The genomic region TCCCGTATCCGCTTCTTCATAGGAACAGAACCAAATGCGGGTAAAGAAATTTGAGAGACGCATCGATCTTTATTAACGTCTGCCAACACGATATTACTCTTCTCATAAATCGGTAAATCAGTTAAGCAAATCGCATAATCCCAACCATTCCGCTTTTTCCGTTCTTCTGTCTCATCAATAATCTCATTCGCATTCTCAGCAGCGCCAGTTAATGGGTCAATGACCACTTCAATGTTCCATTCAACAGTATTATCAATTTCGTTATATAGTAAATCAGGAAGTTCATTCGCCAAGCTTCTTGCAATTTTCTCTGGCAATTCAGGGGCAGGAAGTAACCCGACTGTTAGCTCACTCACTTCTTCATTTCTCCTTCCTAGCCTATTCATAGTTGACAGTTACACTCTTCCACTGAAATGGTCGGTTGAAACAAAAAATAAAATAGTAAGATAATAAATGTTCATGATCTCTCTTCTATTAACTAAATTCTGTTAGAAGACGTCCGATATTAGTTGTATGCCTAATAAAGGAGTGTAGCTAATGGATGCTTTAGAATACTTACAATCAATACTCATCCCCTTAGTTTCAATCATCTCTACTGCGTTTTTAGTTTTAATGTTTAAGCCAAGTATAGTAACGTTTTTTACGTCGAATACAATTGAAAAGAAATTAATAAGTAAAGAACTTGAGATTTTTTATAAAGTGATGAGCTATTTATTTATATTTATAGTATTCCCTTTGATGGCTTCATTGATAGCTGATTTTGATCCATTACTTAAATATCTTGATAGTAATCCACATATTTTTAGTGGCCTTCTTTTAGGGGATGTTTTAATTGTGTGGGGATGGTATATCTTTATTAAGCTGAGATTTCACAAGTTTAATTACCTTAGAAAGAAATACAGTAGAATAAGAGAAAGTAGGAACTATAGACATACCAAATTAGAGATTAAGATTAAGGCATTTACCATTATGTTAATAATTGTATTGTTGAGCTCAGTTTTTATTCACTTATGTCTTGGTGCTATCCATTATGCTGCGCTTCGTGAAGCCGAAAGTAGTCCTGAAATGATTACGAATTCGTTAATAATAGTATTCCTAATCGCTATCTCTAGTCTCCCACTTTTTATGTCGTTTGATTATTTATTAACAAAAGATATAAAGGTGAAGCATATAGAGTACGAAAATGGAAAGGTCGTTGAAGGTGGATATTTATTACAGAGAACTTTCAAGAATAATGTCTTAATAGGAGATAAACCATTAAAAAAGGATTGTACAAGGATTAAAGTAGTCAAGAGTGATGTAATTATTTTATGGGATTTAGAAGAAGATGATAGTTGGAGTACCAAATAAGGGATAGTATTTACAATCATTGAGGAGGAACCATTACAACTACCGGTTACTCCTCAATGACGAATAAACTTAAAACGACAATACCTCTCCATCATCTGGAACGTGAACACGATCGGTCATGTTGTTCTTCTCTACATAATCCTTCAACTCACTACGCTTGAGCAGGCAGTGGTTTAGTGATTCCATATGGTCAACAACAATCTGTGCGTTGCGTGCAGCTTTGTAAGTTTCGTGAATATCTTCCTCAGTCATTGTAATCGGTCCGCCTTCAAGGAATTGAGCGGCGCCTCCATTTACGACAATGACGTCTGGGTCATGCGTCTCAATCGCGGATTCCATTTCCTCAACCCATACAGTATCTCCGGCAATATAAAGGGTTTGCTCCTCTTCATGATGGAAGACAATGCCACACACTTCTCCCGTCATTTCGATGATCGCTCCCCGGCCGTGTGAACCACCCGTTTTCGTGATTTGTATGCCATCATAGTGACCAATGCTGTCAATTGTATTCACGTTCGTAAAGCCAGCCTCTTGAATCGTTTGTACATCGTGGTCATTCTGTGCGTAGACTGGGATGGACTTTGGAAGCATCTCAATCGCCTTGTCGTCGAAGTGGTCCGGATGTAAGTGGGTGACAAAGACCGCGTCCACATCAATGAGCTCCTCAATCGATGAGGTTAGGCTGACTAGAGGATTATTTACATCCTGATTCGGTGTATTCGGAAATGCTGGCATCGAACCCTTATCTGCAAAGAATGGGTCAATCAAAAACGTTTTATCGTTATAGTACAAGAGCAACGTAGCGTTGCGTACAACTTTAATATCCATAATGTGCGTCCTCCTTTTTTCTAGTTCTTCTTTAGGATAGTATAGGGTAAGAAAGGTATACATAGATAGAATCAAGTGTTCCCGTCATTTCACTTGAAAGTTGAAAGGATTGTAGAATGTATGGATGCCACAGATCGCCAAATTATTAACGTACTAGCAGAAAACGGACGCATGAAGATGAAGGAACTAGGGGAACGCGTTCACCTTACAGGACAAGCCGCTTCCGCGCGTGTACTCAAGCTAGAGGAAGAGGGAATCATTGAAGGGTATACGATTCGTCTTAACTACGATAAGG from Pontibacillus halophilus JSM 076056 = DSM 19796 harbors:
- a CDS encoding MBL fold metallo-hydrolase gives rise to the protein MDIKVVRNATLLLYYNDKTFLIDPFFADKGSMPAFPNTPNQDVNNPLVSLTSSIEELIDVDAVFVTHLHPDHFDDKAIEMLPKSIPVYAQNDHDVQTIQEAGFTNVNTIDSIGHYDGIQITKTGGSHGRGAIIEMTGEVCGIVFHHEEEQTLYIAGDTVWVEEMESAIETHDPDVIVVNGGAAQFLEGGPITMTEEDIHETYKAARNAQIVVDHMESLNHCLLKRSELKDYVEKNNMTDRVHVPDDGEVLSF